CGAGGTCGGGGGCGTCCTGGATGGCTTGCAGGGCTTCTTCTCTCATGGGGTCTCCTGGGGGCAAAAAGAAAACCCGCCACGTACAGCACGCGGCGGGAACGGACGCTCGACCCGGTGTCAGGTCAGCGCGGCCCCGCCCGCCCTAAAGGGCGAAGGTGTACCGGCACGGGGCGTCATGGGGTCAGGGTAGCGGGCGGGGGGTGGGGGGTCAAGCCGGGAAGGGCAGGGATAAGGAATGAGCGATGAGAAGGAAGCCCTGCCTGAGCCTTCGCCCTTTGGTCCGGCTCACTCCGCCTACTCAGCAGGGCACCAAATTCAACTTGCGGCCCTGTGCGACGATACCGACATGGGCGAGGGCACGGGCGGCGCGGCGATCACTCACAACCTTCTCTTTAGAAGACGACCCCACCGGTCCTCCGCTGGCCGCTGGCCGCTGGCTGCTGGCGGCCCTCCCACCCTGCACCCGCCCACGGACCTCCCGCATGGCTGAGGTCCACGCCGAGCTGTACCTCCTCGCGGCGGGCGTGCTGCTCATCGTCAGCCTCGTCGTGAGTCGGCTGGGCGGGCGGCTGGGGGTGCCGGGGCTGCTGCTCTTCCTGGGGGTGGGCATGGCCGCCGGGTCGGACGGGCTGGGCATCCAGTTCTCCGACTACCGGCTCTCGCAGGCGCTGGGCACGCTGGCGCTGTGCTTCATCCTATTTCAGGGCGGCCTCGTCACCAACTGGCAGATCACCCGCCCGGTCGTGAAGCGGGGGCTGAGCCTGGCGACGCTCGGCGTGCTCGTCACGGCGGGAGTGATGGCCGCCTTTACCCACTACGCCTTCGGCTTTCCGTGGTTGGACGCCTGGCTGCTGGGAGCCATCGTGAGCAGCACGGACGCCTCGGCGGTGTTCTCGGTCCTCAAGGAACGCAACCTGGGTCTCAAGGGCGACATCGACCCCCTGCTGGAGTTCGAGTCGGGCGGCAACGACCCGATGGCCGTCTTCCTCACGGTGGGCATCATCGAGCTGATCTCGGAGCCGGACCTCGGCGTGCTGGACATCGTGCCCCTCTTCCTTCAGGAGATGGTGCTGGGGGCCGTCCTCGGTGTGGTACTGGGGCGGGCGGCGCTGTGGATTCTGAACCGGGTGCAGCTCCAGTTCGAGGGGCTGTACTCGGTCCTGAGCCTCGCGCTCGCCCTGACGATCTTCAGCGGGACGGCGGTGGTGGGCGGCAGCGGCTTTCTCGCCATCTACATCGCGGGCGTCATCCTCGGCAACGCCGACTTCATCCACAAGCGCAGCCTGCTGTCCTTCCACGATGGGCTGGCGTGGCTGATGCAGGTGGGGATGTTCCTCACGCTGGGGCTGCTCGTCAACCCGCGCGAGCTGGTGCCGACCGCCGGGCTGGCGCTCGCGTGCGCGCTCGTGCTCGTCTTCGTGGCGCGGCCCGTCAGCGTGTATGTCAGCCTCGCGCGGGCGCGGATGCCCCTCAACGAGAAGACGATGGTGGCGTGGGTCGGTCTGCGCGGGGCGGTGCCCATCGTCCTCGCCACCTTCCCGCTGCTGGCGGGGGTGCCGCAGGCGCAGACCCTGTTCAACATCGTCTTTTTCATCGTGCTGACGAGCGTGCTGCTGCAAGGCACCACCCTCACTCTCGTCGCCCGCTGGCTCGGCGTGCGCGAGACGCTCCCTCCCCGCGCCAGCTACCCCATCACCTACACGCCCACGGGCCACAACAAGAACGAGATGGTGGAGGTGGAGGTCCGCCCCGGCAGCGACGCCGACGGCACCCGCATCGTGGACCTGCACCTGCCACCCGAGGCGCTCGTCATCCTGATTCACCGCGCCGGGGAGTTCCTGATTCCGAAGGGCGCGACCGAGCTGGTGGCGGGCGACAGCGTGCTCGTGCTGGCGGGTGAGGCGGAGTTGCGGGACGTACGGCGGCGGCTGGGGACGGGCACGCAGGCGGCGACGGCACGCGGGGTGCGGTAGGCCGCGTCCCCTCTGCGGAGACAACCCCCCATTCCACCTCCCGCACGGTGTTACCGTACCCCCATGACGAGCACCGCCGAGAAGCCCGCCGCCCAGGACCCGGCGGCGCAGGACCCCCAGATTTTCGACCTGATC
This genomic window from Deinococcus sp. YIM 134068 contains:
- a CDS encoding potassium/proton antiporter; translation: MAEVHAELYLLAAGVLLIVSLVVSRLGGRLGVPGLLLFLGVGMAAGSDGLGIQFSDYRLSQALGTLALCFILFQGGLVTNWQITRPVVKRGLSLATLGVLVTAGVMAAFTHYAFGFPWLDAWLLGAIVSSTDASAVFSVLKERNLGLKGDIDPLLEFESGGNDPMAVFLTVGIIELISEPDLGVLDIVPLFLQEMVLGAVLGVVLGRAALWILNRVQLQFEGLYSVLSLALALTIFSGTAVVGGSGFLAIYIAGVILGNADFIHKRSLLSFHDGLAWLMQVGMFLTLGLLVNPRELVPTAGLALACALVLVFVARPVSVYVSLARARMPLNEKTMVAWVGLRGAVPIVLATFPLLAGVPQAQTLFNIVFFIVLTSVLLQGTTLTLVARWLGVRETLPPRASYPITYTPTGHNKNEMVEVEVRPGSDADGTRIVDLHLPPEALVILIHRAGEFLIPKGATELVAGDSVLVLAGEAELRDVRRRLGTGTQAATARGVR